A single Maniola hyperantus chromosome 11, iAphHyp1.2, whole genome shotgun sequence DNA region contains:
- the js gene encoding uncharacterized protein js isoform X2, with product MGRGQNSLVCATLASLLVALAQSGALVKSPGTRFTCQGRASGYYADVDTGCQVYHMCDGLGRQFSYSCPNTTLFQQRMLVCDHWYMVNWTNSESDYDANLLIGQRDKPFVSDADMRQRTPRPDILSVPPNSNYYDGLKEAETKFPFHPDNSIVGISESISSGSEDLDSDKRYYRPPTSWSMKTKRPAPVTIDTSEDSFHFNNEKPKRPTVTNRDINENHFKFNVNHEKPTFKPASNANTKKDIVFNQPELEQTYEANKVRPNVKIPPPSRELVAPLPPVKDSESEEYEIDARVKTQDPVYNFIKRFDPNSPDSIKTTMTRSEIIDLNKHLPDAQVSSEEDRIPRNNKNFGNNFNVLQSDKKKGSTESTRFEKVNVKTNPELNTESNVNSVPEPAKELLPPKTDFTPLASTTMGPPIYYEWKWAVPAFDLEPPKLSNETALNATNPVKPSKRPFSDHTTTTPKPIDIQPSNTEYNTSSYFVPDFVFPLDSPHPGYDDDAAQTSFQVEVSRPGRASYGENPACPQCHPAYLNPGTCEPCIVRR from the exons GTGTACCACATGTGCGACGGCCTAGGCCGGCAGTTTAGCTACTCGTGTCCCAACACGACGCTGTTCCAGCAGCGGATGCTGGTGTGTGACCATTGGTACATGGTCAACTGGACCAACTCCGAGAGCGACTATGACGCCAACCTGCTCATTG GTCAAAGGGACAAGCCGTTCGTGTCGGACGCGGACATGCGCCAGCGGACTCCTCGGCCGGACATCCTGTCCGTGCCTCCCAACAGCAACTACTACGATGGGTTGAAAGAAGCTGAGACTAAG TTCCCATTCCACCCGGATAACAGTATCGTGGGAATTTCGGAATCGATCTCAAGCGGCAGTGAAGACTTGGATAGTGACAAGCGCTACTACAGACCGCCTACCTCGTGGTCAATGAAGACCAAGAGACCAGCTCCTGTCACCATAGACACTAGTGAAGATAGCTTTCACTTCAATAACGAAAAACCGAAGAGACCAACCGTCACCAACCGTGACATAAATGAAAACCACTTCAAATTTAACGTTAATCATGAAAAGCCAACGTTCAAACCAGCTTCGAATGCCAACACTAAAAAGGATATAGTTTTCAACCAACCAGAACTTGAACAAACGTATGAAGCAAACAAAGTAAGACCAAATGTAAAAATCCCACCTCCGTCCAGGGAATTAGTGGCTCCTTTACCACCAGTAAAAGACAGTGAATCTGAAGAATATGAAATTGATGCGAGAGTCAAAACACAAGACCCCGTTTACAACTTCATAAAACGCTTCGACCCAAACTCACCAGACTCAATAAAAACAACCATGACACGATCAGAAATCATAGATCTAAACAAACATCTACCAGATGCCCAAGTCAGTTCAGAAGAAGATAGAATTCCGCGCAACAACAAAAACTTTGGTAATAATTTCAATGTTCTACAAAGCGATAAGAAAAAAGGATCGACTGAGAGCACTAGATTTGAAAAGGTAAATGTCAAGACAAACCCGGAATTAAACACTGAATCAAATGTAAATTCAGTACCGGAACCAGCTAAAGAACTTCTGCCTCCGAAAACTGATTTTACTCCATTGGCGTCAACGACAATGGGACCACCAATTTACTATGAATGGAAATGGGCTGTACCAGCGTTTGATTTAGAGCCTCCTAAACTTAGTAATGAGACTGCACTAAACGCTACCAACCCTGTGAAGCCAAGCAAAAGACCTTTCAGCGATCACACTACCACAACCCCCAAACCTATAGACATACAACCAAGTAACACAGAGTATAACACGAGTTCATACTTCGTACCAGACTTTGTGTTTCCCTTAGACAGTCCCCATCCAGGGTACGATGATGACGCTGCCCAGACTTCCTTCCAAGTGGAAGTTTCTAGACCTGGAAGAGCAAGTTACGGGGAGAACCCAGCTTGCCCCCAGTGCCATCCTGCGTATCTTAACCCTGGCACTTGTGAACCGTGTATTGTGAGGAGGTAA
- the js gene encoding uncharacterized protein js isoform X1, translating into MGRGQNSLVCATLASLLVALAQSGALVKSPGTRFTCQGRASGYYADVDTGCQVYHMCDGLGRQFSYSCPNTTLFQQRMLVCDHWYMVNCTNSESDYDANLLIGQRDKPFVSDADMRQRTPRPDILSVPPNSNYYDGLKEAETKFPFHPDNSIVGISESISSGSEDLDSDKRYYRPPTSWSMKTKRPAPVTIDTSEDSFHFNNEKPKRPTVTNRDINENHFKFNVNHEKPTFKPASNANTKKDIVFNQPELEQTYEANKVRPNVKIPPPSRELVAPLPPVKDSESEEYEIDARVKTQDPVYNFIKRFDPNSPDSIKTTMTRSEIIDLNKHLPDAQVSSEEDRIPRNNKNFGNNFNVLQSDKKKGSTESTRFEKVNVKTNPELNTESNVNSVPEPAKELLPPKTDFTPLASTTMGPPIYYEWKWAVPAFDLEPPKLSNETALNATNPVKPSKRPFSDHTTTTPKPIDIQPSNTEYNTSSYFVPDFVFPLDSPHPGYDDDAAQTSFQVEVSRPGRASYGENPACPQCHPAYLNPGTCEPCIVRR; encoded by the exons GTGTACCATATGTGCGACGGTCTAGGCAGGCAGTTCAGCTACTCGTGTCCAAACACAACGCTGTTCCAGCAGCGGATGCTGGTGTGTGACCATTGGTACATGGTCAACTGCACCAACTCCGAGAGCGACTATGATGCTAATCTGCTTATTG GTCAAAGGGACAAGCCGTTCGTGTCGGACGCGGACATGCGCCAGCGGACTCCTCGGCCGGACATCCTGTCCGTGCCTCCCAACAGCAACTACTACGATGGGTTGAAAGAAGCTGAGACTAAG TTCCCATTCCACCCGGATAACAGTATCGTGGGAATTTCGGAATCGATCTCAAGCGGCAGTGAAGACTTGGATAGTGACAAGCGCTACTACAGACCGCCTACCTCGTGGTCAATGAAGACCAAGAGACCAGCTCCTGTCACCATAGACACTAGTGAAGATAGCTTTCACTTCAATAACGAAAAACCGAAGAGACCAACCGTCACCAACCGTGACATAAATGAAAACCACTTCAAATTTAACGTTAATCATGAAAAGCCAACGTTCAAACCAGCTTCGAATGCCAACACTAAAAAGGATATAGTTTTCAACCAACCAGAACTTGAACAAACGTATGAAGCAAACAAAGTAAGACCAAATGTAAAAATCCCACCTCCGTCCAGGGAATTAGTGGCTCCTTTACCACCAGTAAAAGACAGTGAATCTGAAGAATATGAAATTGATGCGAGAGTCAAAACACAAGACCCCGTTTACAACTTCATAAAACGCTTCGACCCAAACTCACCAGACTCAATAAAAACAACCATGACACGATCAGAAATCATAGATCTAAACAAACATCTACCAGATGCCCAAGTCAGTTCAGAAGAAGATAGAATTCCGCGCAACAACAAAAACTTTGGTAATAATTTCAATGTTCTACAAAGCGATAAGAAAAAAGGATCGACTGAGAGCACTAGATTTGAAAAGGTAAATGTCAAGACAAACCCGGAATTAAACACTGAATCAAATGTAAATTCAGTACCGGAACCAGCTAAAGAACTTCTGCCTCCGAAAACTGATTTTACTCCATTGGCGTCAACGACAATGGGACCACCAATTTACTATGAATGGAAATGGGCTGTACCAGCGTTTGATTTAGAGCCTCCTAAACTTAGTAATGAGACTGCACTAAACGCTACCAACCCTGTGAAGCCAAGCAAAAGACCTTTCAGCGATCACACTACCACAACCCCCAAACCTATAGACATACAACCAAGTAACACAGAGTATAACACGAGTTCATACTTCGTACCAGACTTTGTGTTTCCCTTAGACAGTCCCCATCCAGGGTACGATGATGACGCTGCCCAGACTTCCTTCCAAGTGGAAGTTTCTAGACCTGGAAGAGCAAGTTACGGGGAGAACCCAGCTTGCCCCCAGTGCCATCCTGCGTATCTTAACCCTGGCACTTGTGAACCGTGTATTGTGAGGAGGTAA